The following coding sequences are from one Amphiprion ocellaris isolate individual 3 ecotype Okinawa chromosome 19, ASM2253959v1, whole genome shotgun sequence window:
- the utp18 gene encoding U3 small nucleolar RNA-associated protein 18 homolog — translation MCELFLLHADRKHSVDSVSRVRSVPINSCFFWPDSGCARWGNMEDVNLIKLPEDEDGTPATKRPRPLTFDPESEEEKRQKNVKRLAMLGETDGSVKLLEELVFGAEDELLERLVEEEDEEEPAEALLVQHEDDELEDEALQQPLRKAAWVDEDDELEEEVDMRHRYRRNLMKGDAESTMSKQKLQQRMREQFQKAMGGTPSWAESGTKKKKKKKKAADDDDDDDDDEDDDDEDDLLRRTGNFVASSESLPSGILRMKKCLHANSCRSSEDRLTTVQFHPSAQVILTAGLDQSVCLFQVDGKTNPKIQSIHLERFPIHKAQFSRDGETVIATSFRNKMFYLYDMMEGRVSPVHTVRGLNEARVKEFSVCPEGGALLLTGSRGYLHLLTLKTKEVVRSMKINGDVSGVAFSADSGKIFANSEEGEVYVFDLRSSRCMNKFSDDGCVRASSIAAAPNGQYLACGSQSGVVNIYSQEACLNSANPKPLKAVMNLLTSATSLAFNPSSEILAIASRDEDEAARLVHMASLTVFSNFPVAKNKFVYRTSCLDFSPNSGFFSLANNKGHAPLFRLLHYKDF, via the exons ATGTGCGAACTGTTCCTGCTGCATGCCgacagaaaacattcagttgATTCGGTCTCACGTGTTCGTTCGGTTCCGATAAATTCGTGTTTTTTCTGGCCGGACTCCGGTTGCGCCCGGTGGGGAAACATGGAGGACGTAAACCTCATCAAGCTGCCGGAGGACGAGGACGGGACACCGGCCACGAAGAGACCCAGACCGCTGACGTTCGACCCGGAGAGTGAAGAGGAGAAGCGGCAGAAGAACGTGAAGAGGCTGGCGATGCTGGGGGAGACGGACGGCTCggtgaagctgctggaggagctggtgtTCGGGGCCGAGGACGAGCTGCTGGAGAGACTCGTGGAGGAG gaggacgaggaggagccGGCTGAAGCTCTGCTGGTGCAGCATGAAGACGACGAGTTGGAGGACGAAGCCCTTCAGCAGCCGCTCAGGAAAGCTGCCTGGGTGGACGAAGACGACGAGCTGGAGGAAGA GGTGGACATGAGGCATCGTTACCGTAGAAACCTGATGAAGGGAGACGCCGAGTCGACCATGTCCAAACAGAAACTACAGCAGAGGATGAGGGAGCA GTTCCAGAAGGCGATGGGAGGAACTCCATCGTGGGCTGAAAGCGgcaccaagaaaaaaaagaagaagaagaaag CTGCTGATGAtgacgacgatgatgatgacgacgaagacgatgatgatgaagatgacctGCTGAGGAGGACGGGGAACTTCGTGGCGTCTTCAGAGAGTCTGCCCAGCGGCATCCTGAGG ATGAAGAAGTGTCTCCATGCCAACAGCTGTCGGTCCTCAGAGGACCGACTCACCACCGTCCAGTTCCATCCCTCAGCTCAGGTCATCCTGACCGCCGGCCTTGACCAATCAGTCTGCCTCTTCCAG GTGGACGGAAAGACTAACCCGAAGATCCAGAGCATCCACCTGGAGAGATTCCCCATCCACAAGGCTCAGTTCAGCCGGGACGGAGAGACGGTGATCGCCACCAGTTTTAGGAACAAGATGTTCTACCTGTACGACATGATGGAAGGCCGAGTCTCACCTGTTCACACCGTCAGag GTCTGAATGAAGCTCGGGTGAAGGAGTTCTCGGTGTGTCCTGAAGGAGGCgctctgctgctcactggatcTCGAGGATACCTTCATCTGCTCACACTGAAG ACGAAGGAGGTGGTTCGCAGCATGAAGATCAACGGAGACGTCAGCGGCGTCGCGTTTTCTGCAGACAGCGGCAAAATCTTCGCTAACTCAG aggagGGGGAGGTGTATGTGTTTGATTTGCGCAGCAGTCGGTGTATGAACAAGTTCTCTGATGACGGTTGTGTTCGGGCGTCATCCATCGCTGCGGCTCCTAACGGACAGTACCTGGCCTGTGG CTCTCAGTCAGGTGTGGTCAACATCTACTCCCAGGAGGCGTGTCTTAACTCGGCCAATCCGAAGCCTCTGAAGGCCGTGATGAACCTGCTGACCTCGGCGACCTCCCTCGCCTTCAACCCTTCGTCTGAGATCCTCGCAATCGCTTCCCGAGACGAGGACGAAGCCGCACGGCTG GTACACATGGCCAGCCTCACCGTCTTCTCCAACTTCCCCGTTGCCAAGAACAAGTTCGTCTATCGAACCAGCTGCCTCGACTTCTCCCCAAACAGCGGCTTCTTCTCATTGGCTAACAACAAAGGCCACGCCCCCCTCTTCAG gttgCTGCATTACAAAGACTTCTGA